DNA sequence from the Halichoerus grypus chromosome 8, mHalGry1.hap1.1, whole genome shotgun sequence genome:
GCACCATTTTACACCAACTGGGATGGctatcattgaaaaaaaaaggaaaataataagtgtgggtaagggtgtggagaaagtggaaattttgcacattgctggtgggagtgtaacacagtacagctgctgtggaaaagtgtgggcggttcctcaaaaagttaaacatataattgccatatgacccagtaattcaaaataattcaagATAATTGAAAACAAGGACTCAAACACCTACTTGTATATCAGtgttcacagtagcattattcacaatagcaaatgTAGAAACAACCCCAATGTCCCTTAACAtaagaatggataagcaaaacatacaatgtaataaacatacaatggactattatttaaCCATAAAGAATAAGGTTCTGATATGTgttacaacatgggtgaaccttgaaaacatcatgttaagtgaaataggCCAGACACGAAATAAGAAATGTTGTCTGAATCCACTTACATGGAATATCTAGAATAGccaattcacagagacagaaagtagattggaaGTTATGAGGGGTTGTAGGGAGGGGGATATGAGGAGTTATTAGTCAATCAGTGCAGAGTTTCTCTTTGGGGTaataaaaatttttggaaatagtggtggtggttgcaaaacactgtgaatgtagttaatgccactgaaatgcacattttaaaatggtgaaaatggcaaattttatgttatatatattttaccacaataaaaacagagtaaaaataattatatttgcaaCATCACCCATTGCTTGCTTTCTTACAGCTCTTTTAATATTCATAGATCTAGCCATGGTACAGCCTAGATGTCTCTCTAATATAGGGATTATATTCTACAAAAGCAGAGGGTACCTCTCTGGTGGTAAAATTGACTAAGATCCATTGTTTCCTCTGGGATCCAAAATTTAGATGTAGGCTTCTGAATTTAGGTTTTGTGTCCTTTCTGCCAAAGAGTCCTCACTGAATGTTGACTCAAACAGGGCAAGAATGGACttcttgaaaacatttttgaagttCTCCCCAGTAAACAGGTAGAGTGTAGGAGAAAAGAGCGCATTGAAAGAAATGGTTATCGCTGTCAGTATCTGAGTCACCTGTAAAAGTACTGATGGGTGCTTAGTGAGAAGTAAGCCCTGGTGTACATGGTAGGGCATCCAgcacacaaagaaagagagaatggcaGTCACCATGACTTTGAAGGGCTTAGTGGATTTAAACAGGCCCCTCTCTTTCATCTTGTTGGCTACTCTTTTGTAACAAAGACTGATGATAAAGAAAGGCAGAAGGAAGCCCAGCAAGAAGCGGCTGATGAAACAGGCTACGTGAATCCCTTTCCCTAAAGTTTGCATCTTTTTGCTTTCCCAGTTAGGAGATGCAGCATAGTTATTTTGGCAGGTCACTCTTCCTTTATGGTCATCCTCTGTCTCCCTGAAAACCAAATAGGGCATGCCGAGGGCAGTGGCAGAGAGCCAGATTCCCAGGATGATGCCGGT
Encoded proteins:
- the GPR33 gene encoding putative G-protein coupled receptor 33; the protein is MDLVNFTDLLNVSTLVRNSTHFLVPASNVITAFLLCMSVIIGTMTNGLYLWVLKFKMKKTVNTLLFFHLILSYFISTLILPFIATTYLQDNHWSFGTAMCKVFNATLSAGMFASIFFLSAISVDRYLLTLHPVWSQLHRTPRWATGIILGIWLSATALGMPYLVFRETEDDHKGRVTCQNNYAASPNWESKKMQTLGKGIHVACFISRFLLGFLLPFFIISLCYKRVANKMKERGLFKSTKPFKVMVTAILSFFVCWMPYHVHQGLLLTKHPSVLLQVTQILTAITISFNALFSPTLYLFTGENFKNVFKKSILALFESTFSEDSLAERTQNLNSEAYI